The [Actinobacillus] rossii genome contains a region encoding:
- a CDS encoding nitroreductase gives MTILTTEQILSAFKNRKSCRYYDPTRKISEQDFNFILELGRLSPSSVGSEPWKFIVVQDPKLREALKPFSWGMATALDNASHIVVILAKKNARFDSPFMLKGIQRRGITEPEMIEKTVAKYKNFQMHDMKTLDSERALFDWCSKQTYIALANMMTGAAMAGIDSCPIEGFNYAEMNRVLSEAGLFDPNEWGVSVAVTFGYRTQDIAQKARQPQDDVVVWA, from the coding sequence ATGACTATCTTAACTACTGAACAAATTTTATCTGCATTTAAAAACCGTAAATCTTGCCGTTATTATGATCCTACACGCAAAATCAGTGAACAAGATTTCAATTTTATCTTAGAACTCGGACGTTTATCGCCAAGTTCAGTCGGTTCTGAACCGTGGAAGTTTATTGTTGTACAAGATCCTAAATTACGTGAAGCTCTGAAACCTTTTTCTTGGGGGATGGCGACGGCTTTAGATAATGCAAGTCATATTGTCGTCATTTTGGCGAAAAAAAATGCGCGCTTTGATAGCCCATTTATGCTCAAAGGCATTCAACGCCGCGGCATCACTGAACCAGAAATGATTGAGAAAACAGTCGCAAAATATAAAAATTTTCAAATGCATGATATGAAAACTCTCGACAGTGAGCGAGCTTTATTTGACTGGTGTAGTAAGCAAACCTATATTGCCCTTGCAAATATGATGACTGGGGCTGCAATGGCTGGAATTGATTCTTGTCCAATTGAAGGTTTTAATTATGCTGAAATGAACCGAGTATTATCAGAAGCAGGTTTATTTGATCCAAATGAATGGGGAGTATCTGTAGCAGTCACTTTTGGTTATCGTACGCAAGACATTGCACAGAAAGCGCGTCAACCACAAGACGACGTTGTGGTTTGGGCATAA
- a CDS encoding NADH:flavin oxidoreductase: MDPKFSPLFQSYILNNGVEIKNRLVVAPMTHFGSNPDGTLGDNEREFISNRAHDMGMFILAATLVQEGGKAFYGQPEAIHISQLASLKETADIIKAQDAKAILQLHHGGKQAVNELLNGKDKITASDDAVTGARAATVEEIHSLIKAFANATDLAIQAGFDGVEIHGANNYLIQQFYSGHSNRRCDEWGGSREKRMRFPLAIVDEVLAVKAKYQATDFIVGYRFSPEEPEELGLTMEDTLALIDALKGKALQYLHISLHEFYKKARRGADTNICRIQLVHERIGGRLPLIGVGNLFSAEQIIAAYNTGWAEFIALGKTVMINPTIATLIKNSKESEIVTVLDPKKEDQYGIKGILWDLCTKGGAWLPPLDGKTDWAPLDVRIP, translated from the coding sequence ATGGATCCTAAATTTTCACCTTTATTTCAATCCTATATTTTAAATAATGGTGTTGAAATCAAAAATCGCTTAGTTGTTGCGCCAATGACACATTTTGGTTCGAATCCTGACGGCACATTAGGCGATAACGAACGAGAATTTATTTCGAATCGTGCTCATGATATGGGGATGTTTATTTTAGCGGCGACTTTAGTACAAGAAGGTGGAAAAGCGTTTTATGGTCAACCGGAGGCTATCCATATCAGCCAATTAGCCAGCTTAAAAGAAACAGCAGATATTATTAAAGCCCAAGACGCAAAGGCAATTTTGCAACTTCATCATGGTGGTAAACAAGCTGTCAATGAGCTATTAAATGGCAAAGACAAAATCACCGCAAGCGATGATGCCGTTACTGGTGCGCGTGCCGCTACTGTGGAAGAAATTCATTCACTCATTAAAGCTTTCGCCAACGCCACGGATTTAGCTATTCAAGCTGGTTTTGATGGTGTAGAAATTCATGGTGCAAATAACTATCTAATTCAACAATTCTATTCAGGTCATTCAAACCGTCGTTGCGATGAATGGGGTGGCTCCCGTGAGAAACGTATGCGTTTTCCACTCGCAATAGTCGATGAAGTGTTAGCTGTAAAAGCTAAATATCAGGCAACTGATTTTATCGTGGGATATCGTTTTTCTCCAGAAGAACCGGAGGAATTAGGTTTAACCATGGAAGATACGTTAGCACTGATTGATGCCCTTAAAGGCAAGGCATTGCAATATTTGCATATTTCATTGCACGAATTTTATAAAAAAGCGCGCCGTGGGGCAGATACTAATATATGCCGAATACAGTTGGTACATGAGCGTATTGGTGGCAGATTACCGCTTATTGGAGTTGGTAATTTGTTTAGCGCAGAGCAAATTATAGCGGCTTATAATACTGGTTGGGCTGAGTTTATTGCATTAGGTAAAACGGTCATGATTAACCCGACTATTGCAACATTAATTAAAAATAGTAAAGAATCAGAAATTGTGACGGTTCTCGATCCTAAAAAAGAAGATCAATATGGTATTAAAGGCATCTTATGGGACCTTTGCACTAAAGGTGGGGCTTGGTTGCCACCATTAGATGGCAAAACGGATTGGGCGCCACTCGATGTGCGAATTCCATAA
- the nagA gene encoding N-acetylglucosamine-6-phosphate deacetylase, translating to MKYALTNTVIYTGFDILYGKVVVIEHDKITAIVAQQNTPKNIPHIDLRGNNLTAGFIDLQLNGCGGVMFNGDTSVRTLEIMQETNWRSGTTSFLPTFITDTDDGMKSAVNVMRDYLARYQNQALGLHLEGPYLSLEKKGVHRAEHIREISPEMKAFLCQNADVITKITLAAENPTARFIPDFVERGIVVSIGHSNASYDVATQAFNQGATFATHLHNAMSPVSSGRAMGVVGAVLNHEQTYAGIIVDGLHVEYGNVKIAQKVKGDKLCIVTDATAAAGSDIAEFDFVGTTVYVRDDKCYDANGTIGGSAITMIESVENMVKHVGVPLDETLRMCNFYPARAIGVDDKLGSIEVGKIANLTVFDNDFNVQHVFVNGEWK from the coding sequence ATGAAATATGCGTTGACAAATACAGTCATTTACACTGGCTTTGATATTCTTTACGGCAAAGTTGTGGTTATCGAACACGATAAAATTACAGCGATTGTAGCGCAGCAAAATACACCCAAGAATATTCCACATATTGATTTAAGAGGAAATAATCTCACCGCAGGTTTTATTGATTTACAGTTAAACGGTTGTGGTGGTGTGATGTTTAATGGGGATACCAGTGTACGCACCCTTGAAATTATGCAAGAAACAAACTGGCGTTCAGGCACCACAAGTTTTTTACCTACTTTTATTACCGATACGGATGACGGGATGAAAAGTGCGGTCAACGTTATGCGAGATTATTTAGCACGTTATCAAAATCAAGCGCTTGGTCTGCATTTGGAAGGTCCTTATTTAAGCCTTGAGAAAAAAGGTGTGCATCGTGCTGAACATATTCGTGAAATTTCCCCTGAAATGAAAGCATTTCTATGTCAGAACGCGGATGTGATTACCAAAATTACTCTTGCCGCCGAAAATCCGACAGCGCGTTTTATCCCGGATTTTGTTGAACGGGGAATTGTCGTTTCAATTGGGCATTCCAATGCAAGTTATGATGTTGCAACACAAGCCTTTAACCAAGGCGCCACCTTTGCCACTCATTTACATAATGCGATGTCACCTGTGAGTTCAGGACGTGCAATGGGGGTTGTGGGTGCGGTATTAAACCATGAGCAGACTTATGCTGGGATTATTGTGGATGGTTTACATGTGGAATATGGCAATGTAAAAATCGCTCAGAAAGTCAAAGGAGATAAGCTTTGTATTGTCACCGATGCGACTGCGGCAGCAGGTTCTGATATCGCTGAATTTGATTTTGTTGGTACAACGGTATATGTGCGTGACGATAAATGTTATGATGCGAACGGCACTATTGGTGGTTCAGCCATTACCATGATTGAGTCGGTAGAAAATATGGTAAAACACGTAGGCGTGCCGTTAGATGAAACTTTGCGGATGTGTAACTTTTACCCTGCCCGTGCCATCGGTGTAGATGACAAGCTAGGTTCAATTGAAGTCGGAAAAATTGCTAATCTGACGGTATTTGATAACGACTTTAACGTTCAACACGTCTTTGTTAATGGTGAATGGAAATAA
- the pflB gene encoding formate acetyltransferase, translating to MAQLTEAQQKAWAGFKPGAWQTEVNLRDFIQTNYTPYEGDESFLAGPTEATKTLWAQVMEGIKIENKTHAPLDFDEHTPSTITSHAPGYIQKDLEKIVGLQTDAPLKRAIMPFGGINMIKGSCQVYGRTLDPKVEKIFTEYRKTHNQGVFDVYTPDILRCRKSGVLTGLPDAYGRGRIIGDYRRVALYGIDFLMKDKKAQFDSLQPRLEAGEDLQATIQLREEIAEQHRALGQMKQMAASYGFDISNPAVNAQEAIQWTYFAYLAAIKSQNGAAMSFGRTSSFLDIYIERDLQNGVITETEAQELVDHLVMKLRMVRFLRTPEYDQLFSGDPMWATETIAGMGLDGRTLVTKNTFRILHTLYNMGTSPEPNLTILWSEKLPEAFKRYCAKVSIDTSSVQYENDDLMRPDFNNDDYAIACCVSPMIVGKQMQFFGARANLAKTMLYAINGGVDEKNGMQVGPKTEPMMDEVLDFDTVMTRMDHFMDWLATQYVTALNIIHFMHDKYAYEASLMALHDRDVIRTMACGIAGLSVAADSLSAIKYAKVKPIRGDIEIKNKAGEVTGVAKNLALDFEIEGEYPQFGNNDPRVDDIAVDLVERFMKKIQTHKTYRNATPTQSILTITSNVVYGKKTGNTPDGRRAGAPFGPGANPMHGRDQKGAVASLTSVAKLPFEYAKDGISYTFSIVPNALGKDEEAQRRNLAGLMDGYFHHEATVEGGQHLNVNVLNRETLLDAVENPDKYPQLTIRVSGYAVRFNSLTREQQQDVITRTFTESM from the coding sequence ATGGCTCAATTAACAGAAGCTCAACAAAAAGCATGGGCTGGTTTTAAACCAGGTGCATGGCAAACTGAAGTTAACTTACGTGACTTTATTCAAACTAACTATACTCCGTATGAAGGCGATGAATCATTTTTAGCAGGCCCGACAGAAGCGACCAAAACATTATGGGCGCAAGTTATGGAAGGCATTAAAATCGAGAATAAAACTCACGCACCATTAGATTTTGATGAACATACTCCATCAACAATTACTTCACATGCTCCAGGTTATATCCAAAAAGATTTAGAAAAAATCGTAGGCCTTCAAACTGATGCGCCATTGAAACGTGCAATTATGCCTTTCGGTGGTATCAATATGATCAAAGGTTCTTGCCAAGTTTACGGTCGTACTTTAGATCCTAAAGTAGAAAAAATCTTTACTGAATATCGTAAAACTCATAACCAAGGTGTATTTGATGTTTACACACCAGATATTTTACGCTGCCGTAAATCAGGTGTATTAACAGGCTTACCAGATGCATATGGTCGTGGCCGTATTATTGGTGACTATCGTCGTGTAGCACTTTACGGTATCGACTTCTTAATGAAAGATAAAAAAGCGCAATTTGACTCTTTACAACCACGCTTAGAAGCCGGTGAAGATTTACAAGCGACTATCCAATTACGTGAAGAAATTGCAGAACAACATCGTGCGTTAGGTCAAATGAAACAAATGGCGGCGTCATATGGTTTTGATATTTCAAACCCAGCAGTTAATGCACAAGAAGCTATTCAATGGACTTATTTCGCATATTTAGCTGCAATTAAATCACAAAACGGTGCGGCAATGTCATTCGGTCGTACATCTTCATTCTTAGATATTTATATCGAACGTGATTTACAAAATGGTGTAATTACAGAAACTGAAGCACAAGAATTAGTAGACCACTTAGTAATGAAATTACGTATGGTTCGTTTTTTACGTACGCCTGAATACGATCAATTATTCTCTGGCGACCCAATGTGGGCGACTGAAACTATTGCAGGTATGGGTTTAGATGGTCGTACATTAGTTACCAAAAATACTTTCCGTATTTTACATACCCTATACAACATGGGTACATCTCCAGAACCAAACTTAACTATTCTTTGGTCTGAGAAATTACCGGAAGCATTTAAACGTTACTGTGCAAAAGTCTCTATTGATACATCATCTGTACAATATGAAAATGACGACTTAATGCGTCCAGACTTTAATAACGATGACTACGCCATCGCATGTTGTGTATCACCAATGATCGTTGGTAAACAAATGCAATTCTTTGGTGCACGTGCTAACTTAGCAAAAACTATGCTTTATGCTATTAATGGCGGTGTGGATGAGAAAAATGGTATGCAAGTTGGTCCCAAAACTGAACCAATGATGGATGAAGTATTAGACTTTGATACTGTAATGACACGTATGGATCATTTTATGGATTGGTTAGCAACACAATATGTGACTGCATTAAATATTATCCACTTCATGCATGATAAATATGCTTATGAAGCTTCATTAATGGCATTACATGATCGTGATGTTATCCGTACAATGGCATGTGGTATCGCTGGTCTTTCTGTTGCAGCTGACTCATTATCAGCAATTAAATATGCGAAAGTAAAACCAATTCGTGGCGACATTGAAATCAAAAATAAAGCAGGTGAAGTAACAGGTGTTGCGAAAAACTTAGCATTAGACTTTGAAATTGAAGGTGAATATCCACAATTTGGTAACAATGACCCACGTGTTGATGATATCGCAGTTGATTTAGTTGAACGTTTCATGAAAAAAATTCAAACGCACAAAACTTATCGTAATGCGACTCCAACACAATCAATCCTTACCATTACTTCTAACGTGGTTTACGGTAAAAAAACAGGTAATACTCCTGATGGTCGTCGTGCTGGTGCGCCATTCGGTCCAGGTGCAAACCCAATGCACGGTCGTGACCAAAAAGGTGCGGTTGCGTCATTAACTTCTGTAGCGAAACTTCCGTTTGAATACGCAAAAGATGGTATTTCATATACATTCTCTATCGTACCAAACGCATTAGGTAAAGATGAAGAAGCGCAACGTCGTAACCTTGCTGGCTTAATGGATGGTTATTTCCACCATGAAGCGACAGTGGAAGGTGGTCAACACTTAAACGTGAACGTATTAAACCGTGAAACTTTATTAGATGCGGTTGAAAACCCAGATAAATACCCACAATTAACTATTCGTGTGTCTGGTTACGCAGTACGTTTCAATTCATTGACGCGTGAACAACAACAAGACGTAATTACTCGTACCTTTACAGAATCAATGTAA
- the fmt gene encoding methionyl-tRNA formyltransferase, translated as MKKLNIIFAGTPDFAAQHLQALLNSEHKVIAVYTQPDKPAGRGKKLQASPVKQLAEQYSLPVYQPKSLRKEEAQAELRALNADVMVVVAYGLILPQAVLDAPRLGCLNVHGSILPRWRGAAPIQRAIWAGDKQTGVTIMQMNEGLDTGDMLHKVYCDIDATETSESLYHKLAELAPPALIDVLDHLETGKFPPEQQDDNQSNYADKLSKEEAKLDWSLSASQLERNIRAFNPAPVAYLTVNVNGTEERIKVYQADVLPHQDKPMGTVLAFDKKGLQIATVDGVLNIKQLQPSGKKPMMIQDFLNGRGDWFTLGEQL; from the coding sequence ATGAAAAAACTCAATATTATTTTTGCCGGCACACCTGATTTTGCCGCGCAACATCTTCAAGCCTTATTAAATTCTGAACACAAGGTGATTGCGGTTTATACCCAACCTGATAAACCGGCTGGGCGCGGTAAAAAATTGCAAGCCAGCCCAGTGAAACAGTTGGCAGAACAGTATAGCTTACCCGTTTACCAACCGAAATCCCTTCGTAAAGAAGAGGCGCAAGCGGAATTACGAGCACTCAATGCCGATGTGATGGTGGTGGTTGCTTATGGCTTAATTTTGCCGCAAGCCGTATTAGATGCGCCACGTTTGGGTTGTTTAAATGTGCATGGTTCCATTTTACCGCGCTGGCGTGGTGCGGCGCCGATTCAACGGGCAATTTGGGCAGGCGATAAGCAAACAGGCGTGACGATTATGCAAATGAACGAAGGCTTGGACACTGGCGATATGTTGCATAAAGTGTATTGTGATATTGACGCCACCGAAACTTCAGAAAGCCTTTATCATAAATTGGCAGAACTTGCGCCACCTGCGTTGATTGATGTGTTAGATCATCTTGAAACAGGCAAATTTCCGCCTGAACAACAAGACGACAACCAAAGCAATTACGCGGACAAATTGAGCAAAGAAGAAGCCAAATTGGATTGGTCACTTTCTGCCAGCCAACTTGAACGCAATATTCGCGCCTTTAATCCTGCACCAGTGGCATATTTAACGGTCAACGTGAACGGCACGGAAGAGCGTATTAAAGTGTATCAAGCAGACGTTTTGCCGCACCAAGATAAGCCAATGGGGACGGTACTTGCCTTTGATAAAAAAGGCTTACAAATTGCCACAGTGGACGGTGTATTGAACATTAAACAATTACAGCCTTCAGGCAAAAAGCCGATGATGATCCAAGATTTCTTAAACGGTCGTGGGGATTGGTTTACTTTGGGTGAGCAACTATGA
- a CDS encoding lipoprotein, translating to MKKIIPILTALFLVGCSSAPNLVRTHDPILNIDSAIHPYIDAAVSTHSAWVKNKSQQPLTVRYDLFWYAENGVTQPASQTQDAFSGSLLLQPQQKQSIELASPTPESVNYRLYLRN from the coding sequence ATGAAAAAAATTATCCCTATTCTAACCGCACTGTTCTTGGTTGGCTGTTCATCCGCCCCAAACTTAGTGCGTACTCACGACCCTATTTTAAATATCGATTCGGCAATTCATCCCTATATTGATGCCGCAGTGAGTACGCATTCTGCTTGGGTAAAAAATAAAAGTCAGCAACCACTGACTGTGCGTTATGATCTTTTTTGGTATGCCGAAAACGGAGTCACGCAGCCTGCGAGCCAAACACAAGATGCGTTTAGTGGCTCATTGTTATTACAACCTCAACAAAAACAGTCTATCGAGTTGGCAAGCCCCACTCCAGAAAGTGTGAATTACCGCCTTTATTTAAGAAATTAA
- the focA gene encoding formate/nitrite transporter, whose amino-acid sequence MATEENITTVVANPTQMAQIGEDAGSYKATKNQFYSFLSAISAGAFIALAFVFYTTTQTGTAGAPWGLTKLVGGLVFSLGVIMVVVCGCELFTSSTMTMVARANNRISTWQMLRNWVVVYFGNFIGGLFIVALIWLGGQIMAANGQWGLTILNTAQHKIHHTWTEAFALGMLCNIMVCLSVWMTYAGKTLTDKAFIQILPIALFVSSGFEHSVANMFMIPMGILTAHFSAPEFWQAIGLNPEQYADLDVYHFIVKNLIPVTLGNIVGGGVCVALMQWYTNKPHVHH is encoded by the coding sequence ATGGCAACCGAAGAAAATATCACAACAGTGGTGGCAAATCCGACCCAAATGGCGCAAATCGGCGAAGATGCAGGCTCCTATAAAGCAACTAAAAATCAATTCTATTCATTCCTTTCTGCCATTTCGGCAGGCGCATTTATCGCGTTAGCATTCGTTTTCTATACCACAACACAAACTGGCACCGCAGGCGCACCTTGGGGCTTAACCAAGCTGGTGGGCGGTTTAGTGTTCTCATTAGGCGTAATTATGGTGGTTGTATGTGGTTGTGAGCTTTTTACTTCATCGACCATGACCATGGTGGCGCGTGCTAATAATCGTATTTCAACGTGGCAAATGTTGCGTAACTGGGTTGTGGTGTATTTTGGTAACTTTATCGGTGGTTTGTTTATCGTGGCGTTAATTTGGCTAGGTGGTCAAATTATGGCAGCAAATGGTCAGTGGGGCTTAACGATTTTAAATACGGCACAACATAAAATTCATCATACGTGGACCGAAGCGTTTGCATTAGGCATGTTGTGTAACATTATGGTTTGTTTGTCAGTTTGGATGACTTATGCTGGCAAGACCTTAACAGATAAAGCATTTATTCAGATTCTACCGATAGCCTTATTTGTGTCTTCAGGCTTTGAGCATAGCGTAGCAAATATGTTTATGATTCCAATGGGAATCTTGACTGCGCATTTCAGTGCCCCTGAATTTTGGCAAGCGATTGGTTTAAATCCTGAACAATATGCGGATCTTGATGTCTATCACTTTATAGTGAAAAACTTAATTCCAGTGACTCTGGGTAATATTGTAGGTGGTGGTGTGTGTGTGGCATTAATGCAGTGGTATACCAATAAACCACATGTGCATCATTAA
- the nagZ gene encoding beta-hexosaminidase codes for MSTLLIDLKGQALQQEEVELLEHPLVAGLILFTRNFYDREQIQALIKDIRQRVKKPLLITVDQEGGRVQRFRDDFTQLPAMQSFAALEKDVNEQLRLAEETGWQMAAEMTALDIDLSFAPVLDLGHECKAIGDRSFCGDVEPAIRLASAYINGMKQAGMATTGKHFPGHGHVIADSHLETPFDERPSAVIFERDIQPFKQLIAQNQLDAVMPAHVIFTQCDNQPASGSRYWLQQILRQQLGFNGAIFSDDLGMKGAGFMGDFVARSKKALAAGCDLLLLCNEPDGVVQVLDNLKLDENQPHFETRQRRLQSLFKKKSFSWNELTKTERWLNNSKTLTAFQQQWLATKG; via the coding sequence ATGTCAACCTTACTTATCGACCTGAAAGGTCAAGCATTACAACAAGAAGAAGTCGAATTGCTCGAACACCCCCTTGTGGCGGGACTTATTTTATTTACGCGTAATTTTTATGATCGCGAACAAATTCAAGCATTGATCAAAGATATACGTCAACGCGTCAAAAAGCCACTTTTGATTACCGTTGACCAAGAAGGCGGGCGTGTACAACGTTTCCGTGATGATTTTACTCAACTGCCAGCAATGCAATCTTTCGCGGCGCTGGAAAAAGATGTGAATGAACAATTACGTTTGGCAGAAGAAACGGGGTGGCAAATGGCGGCGGAAATGACCGCACTTGACATTGATCTTAGCTTTGCGCCTGTTTTGGATCTTGGGCACGAATGTAAGGCGATTGGCGACCGCAGTTTTTGTGGCGATGTGGAACCGGCCATTCGCTTAGCCAGTGCTTATATTAACGGAATGAAACAAGCAGGTATGGCGACTACTGGCAAACATTTCCCCGGACATGGTCACGTCATTGCGGATAGCCATTTAGAAACGCCCTTTGATGAACGCCCAAGTGCGGTGATTTTTGAACGAGATATTCAACCCTTTAAACAATTGATTGCACAAAATCAACTGGATGCCGTGATGCCGGCACACGTGATTTTCACTCAATGCGATAATCAACCAGCCAGTGGTTCGCGCTATTGGTTGCAACAGATTTTGCGCCAACAACTCGGCTTTAATGGCGCCATTTTCTCTGATGATTTGGGGATGAAAGGCGCAGGTTTTATGGGCGATTTTGTGGCTCGCAGCAAAAAAGCACTTGCGGCAGGTTGTGATTTGTTATTACTTTGCAACGAACCTGACGGCGTGGTGCAAGTGTTGGATAATTTAAAACTTGATGAAAACCAACCGCACTTTGAGACTCGCCAACGCCGTTTGCAATCGTTGTTTAAGAAAAAATCCTTTAGTTGGAATGAATTAACCAAAACAGAACGTTGGTTGAATAACAGCAAAACACTGACTGCATTCCAGCAACAATGGCTAGCAACCAAAGGCTAA
- the rsmB gene encoding sun protein has product MKSNQKSIKRVKTSPKNTALSAKNQLVRTAQNVRAVAAQIILQVLDQGKSLSALIPEMQQQVKPQDLPLLQEICFGVCRVLVRLEWIIRLLVDKPLKGKTRIVHCLLLVGLYQLLYMRVPEHAALNETVNAIKNLKSENFRALTNGVLRRFLREQENVLAIVDKHWQTNHPDWFVNKLKKAYPNWREIIDANNQKPPMWIRVNQQHCTTENYRQLLLAESEINAFSTENPYALRLESPSAVQNLPHFVEGWVTVQDVHAQWSGLLLEPQNGELILDACAAPGGKTTHILEQAPAAKVVALDVEESRLKRVHENLARLKQKAVVICGDATQPESWLPQVAEQIIGRKSAVQFDRILLDAPCSATGVIRRHPDIKWLRQESDIEQLVALQHQILTALWATLKPNGVLLYATCSVLPEENSQQIARFLAETPNAKLEPLPFTQDKSAVGFQFIPTENGGDGFYYAKLRKLT; this is encoded by the coding sequence ATGAAAAGTAACCAAAAGTCCATTAAACGCGTAAAAACTTCGCCAAAAAACACCGCACTTTCCGCCAAAAATCAGCTGGTGCGAACTGCGCAAAACGTGCGTGCAGTGGCGGCACAAATTATTTTGCAAGTGTTGGATCAAGGCAAATCGTTATCCGCTTTAATCCCTGAAATGCAACAACAGGTAAAACCTCAAGATTTGCCTTTATTGCAAGAAATCTGTTTTGGCGTTTGTCGCGTATTAGTGCGTTTAGAATGGATTATCCGCTTGCTTGTGGATAAACCATTGAAAGGCAAAACGCGTATTGTGCATTGTTTGTTATTGGTCGGTTTATATCAATTGCTTTATATGCGCGTGCCTGAACACGCAGCATTAAACGAAACCGTTAACGCCATTAAGAATTTAAAATCAGAAAATTTCCGTGCGTTGACCAATGGTGTTCTGCGCCGTTTTCTGCGCGAGCAAGAAAATGTGCTTGCGATTGTGGATAAACATTGGCAAACCAATCATCCAGACTGGTTTGTTAACAAGCTAAAAAAAGCCTACCCCAATTGGCGCGAAATTATTGATGCTAATAATCAAAAACCGCCGATGTGGATTCGCGTAAATCAGCAACATTGCACTACAGAAAACTATCGTCAGTTATTATTGGCGGAAAGCGAAATCAACGCTTTTAGTACAGAAAATCCTTATGCGTTGCGTTTAGAAAGCCCAAGTGCGGTGCAAAATTTACCTCATTTTGTGGAAGGTTGGGTGACGGTGCAAGATGTACACGCGCAATGGTCGGGATTGCTGCTTGAACCCCAAAACGGCGAATTGATTTTAGATGCCTGTGCCGCCCCAGGGGGGAAAACCACTCATATTTTAGAACAGGCCCCTGCAGCTAAAGTGGTGGCGTTAGATGTGGAAGAAAGCCGCTTGAAGCGTGTGCATGAAAATCTAGCAAGATTAAAGCAAAAAGCTGTGGTGATTTGTGGCGATGCGACGCAACCTGAAAGCTGGTTACCACAAGTCGCAGAGCAAATTATAGGGCGAAAAAGTGCGGTGCAATTTGATCGTATTTTACTTGATGCACCTTGTTCCGCCACAGGCGTTATCCGCCGTCATCCTGATATTAAGTGGTTACGCCAAGAAAGCGATATTGAACAACTGGTGGCATTACAGCATCAAATTTTAACCGCACTTTGGGCAACTTTAAAACCGAATGGCGTGTTGTTGTATGCTACTTGTTCTGTCTTGCCTGAAGAGAATAGCCAGCAAATTGCCCGTTTCTTAGCGGAAACCCCTAATGCGAAATTGGAACCCTTGCCATTTACGCAGGATAAAAGTGCGGTAGGTTTTCAGTTTATTCCTACCGAAAATGGAGGCGATGGGTTTTATTACGCGAAGTTACGAAAATTAACATAA
- a CDS encoding histidine triad (HIT) protein: MAEETIFSKIIRKEIPANIVYQDELVTAFRDIAPQAPTHILIIPNKLIPTVNDVTPEDETTLGHLFTVAAKIAKKEGIAEDGYRLIMNCNKHGGQEVFHIHMHLVGGEPLGRMLAK; this comes from the coding sequence ATGGCAGAAGAAACTATTTTCAGCAAAATTATTCGCAAAGAAATCCCCGCAAACATCGTCTATCAAGACGAATTAGTCACCGCTTTCCGCGATATTGCACCGCAAGCACCAACGCATATTTTAATCATCCCTAACAAGCTTATTCCCACAGTCAATGATGTCACGCCAGAAGACGAAACGACACTCGGTCATCTATTCACTGTAGCCGCTAAAATTGCTAAAAAAGAAGGGATTGCAGAAGACGGTTACCGCTTAATTATGAACTGTAATAAACATGGTGGGCAAGAAGTTTTTCACATCCATATGCACCTTGTCGGTGGTGAGCCATTAGGTCGAATGTTGGCGAAATAA